Genomic DNA from Pseudomonas sp. CCC3.1:
TCAATCTCGCCGATGCGCTCAGTCACACTGATCAGACGCTCACCCGCGCGGTTAGCGATTTCAACGCTGTCTTCGCTGTGACGCTGGCTTTCCTCCATGGTGCTCACCGACGCGCGGGCGCTGACTTGCAACTCTTCGATCATGGTTTGCACTTGCTGCGCAGACTCTTGAGTGCGGTGCGCCAGGTTGCGCACTTCATCGGCAACCACGGCAAAGCCGCGGCCAGCCTCGCCAGCGCGGGCCGCTTCAATCGCCGCGTTGAGCGCCAGCAGGTTGGTTTGCTGCGAGATGCTGGTGATCACTTCCAGGATCTGGCCAATGTTGACGGTCTTGTCATTCAGTGACTCGATATGGCCACTGGAAGTGCCAAGCATTTGCGACAGATGTTGCATCGAGCTGATGCTGCGCTCGACCACCTGCTGGCCTTCCTCTGCCAACCCGCGTGCATCACTGGCCTGGTGCGAGGCCTGGGCCGCGTTACGGGCAATCTCCTGAGCGGCGGCGCCCAGTTCGTTGATCGCTGCCGCAACGCTGTTGGTGCGGCTGGCTTGTTCGTCAGAGTTGAGCATTGAGGAGTTCGAGGCGCTGACAACCCGCAGCGCCACTTCGTTAACGTGCTCAGTGGCCGATGACACTTCTCGCATGGAGGTGTGAATACGCTCAACAAAGTGGTTAAAAGCACTGCCCAGCGTGCCGAATTCGTCGTTGGAGTTCACGGCCAGGCGGCGTGTCAAATCCCCTTCACCTTCGGCAATGTTCTGCATCGCACGGGTCATCACGTGCAGCGGTTGTAACAGCAGGCGAATCAGCAGGCCGAGAAGGGCGATGATTGAAATCACCGCAATCAAAGTTGCAATGACCGCCGAGGTGCGAAATGTGCTCAGCGTGGCAAAGGCTTTTTCTTTATCAACCGACAGGCCTACAGACCAATTGACCGTGCCCAGTCCTTTGACCGGGGTGAACGTCACAATCCGGGTTTTGCCGTCGACCTGGATCTCGCTGATCGCGGTACTGATGGTCGGGGTGTCTTGTGGGTAGATGTCCTTCAGGTACTTCGTGACCAGCGCTTTGTCCGGGTGCACCAGGATTTTGCCGTCACCACTGACCAGAAACGCATAGCCCAGGCCGTTAAAGTTCAAGGCGTTGATTGAGTCAGTGATGGTTTGCAGGCTCAGGTCGGCGCCGACGACGCCCAGCGTTTGCCCGGCTTTTTTCGCCGCGGTGCCAATCGAGATAATCATCTGCCCGGTGACCGCATCAATGTACGGTTCGGTCAGGCTGGCGCCACTGGCGTTGATGGCATCCTTGAACCAGGGGCGGGTGCGTGGGTCGAAACCGTCTGGCATCTTGCTGTCAGGGCGGATGGTGAAACCGCCCTGGTTGTCGCCAAAGTAATCGGCCATGAACGTGCTGGTCAGTGCTTTTTGCTCCAGCAGGCTGGCGATTTGAGAGGGTTCGGGATTGATGGCAATCGATTGTGCAAGGTTTTCAACCAGTAAAATCCGGCCTCCCAGCCATGTCTGAATGTTATTGGCCGTGACACTGCCCATTTCGTGGAGGTAATTGTCCAGATTGTTACGAATGGCATTGCGCTGAAGATAGTCGTTGTACAGCGTAAAGAGCGAGAACGCGGCGATGACGATCAGGGACGCGGCAAGCAGGATTTTGTGACTGAAACGCAGGTTTTTATTCATGGCTTGAAGGGTCCGCTAAGGTCTAAAAATGTGAGGCCTGTACGCTGTAAACACGCTCGCTCTGCACGTCACGGCTAGAGCAGGAGTGGTTTCTATATCTATTGGGGTAATTCCTACGCTAAATCAGGAGTTTTCTGGTCTAGCATTAAGAATGTATCGACGCGGGACCGCGAAAGATTAATGAATGGTGGAAAAATGCCTGACTCTTCTGCTCTTGTTCTCGGCGCTGACCTTGCCGGTCAGCCCATCGCCCAGTCATTGCGCCTGGCAAACCGCCACGGCTTAGTGGCAGGCGCCACGGGGACAGGTAAAACCGTCACCCTGCAACGTTTGGCCGAGCAATTCAGCGATGCGGGCGTGGCTGTATTTTCCGCCGACATCAAAGGCGATTTGTGCGGCTTGGGTGCCGCCGGCAATCCGCAAGGCAAAATTGCCGAGCGCATTGCCAGCATGCCGTGGCTGAATTATCAGCCCAAGGCTTATCCGGTCACCCTGTGGGACATACAGGGCAAAACCGGTCATCCGTTACGCACCACGTTGAGTGAGATGGGGCCGCTGTTACTGGGCAGTTTGCTTGAACTGACGGACAGTCAGCAGTCGGCCTTATACGCCGCGTTTAAAGTGGCAGACCGTGAAGGCTTGTTGCTGCTGGATTTAAAAGACCTCAAAGCCTTGCTTGGCTACCTGCGCGATAACCCCCAGGTGCTGGGCGATGACGCTGCCTTGATGACCACTGGCTCCAGCCAGGCACTGCTGCGCCGTCTGTCAACCCTGGAACAGCAGGGCGCCGAGGCATTATTTGGTGAGCCTGCGCTGCAACTCGAAGACATCTTGCAGCCTGCCAGCGATGGTCGTGGGCGGATTCATCTGCTGGATGCCAGTCGTTTGGTGCACGAAGCGCCCAAGGTCTATGCGACTTTCCTGCTGTGGTTACTGGCTGAGCTTTTTGAGCAGTTGCCGGAGCGTGGGGATGCCGACAAGCCGTTACTGGCACTGTTTTTCGACGAGGCGCATTTGCTGTTTGCCGGAACGCCCAAAGCGCTGCAAGACCGTTTGGAGCAAGTGGTTCGGCTGATTCGCTCCAAAGGTGTGGGTGTTTACTTTGTCACCCAGTCTCCGGCGGACTTGCCTGACACTGTCCTTGCCCAATTGGGTTTGCGTATCCAGCACGGGTTAAGGGCATTCACGGCCAAAGAGCAAAAATCCCTCAAAGCAGTGGCTGATGGATTCCGTCCGAACCCCGCTTTTAATGCGCTGGCGGTGCTGACAGAACTGGGGACGGGCGAAGCGTTGGTCGGCATGCTCGAAGAGAAAGGCACCCCGGCGATGGTTCAGCGGGTGTTTATTGCGCCGCCGCAGTCGCGTATCGGCCCGTTGACCGAGGCTGAGCGGGCGACCTTGATTGCCAGTTCACCGCTGCAGGGGCGATACGACAAGCCGATTGATCGCGAGTCTGCCTACGAAGTGTTGCTGGCCCGCAAAGGTCAGGCACCGGAGGCGCAAGCACAAGCGGCTCCCCATGAACCGGGCTTTCTTGATCAGGCGGGTGATTTTCTGGGTACTACGGCGGGCAAGGCCTTGCAATCCATGGCACGCCAGGCAGCGAGTCAAATGGGGCGTCAGTTGGTGCGCGGGTTATTGGGGTCGTTGCTCGGTGGGAGCAAACGCAAGTAAACAACCCGTAGTCGCTACCGCAGGCTGCGATAAGGGCCGAAGGACCTTCGCTTGGGATTTTAAGGAGTGCTCTGCTGCCCTAATGCCAGTCAGTTAACGCATACCCTTTGTGGGAGCGGGCTTGCCTGCGATGGGATCGACGCGGTTTAACAGAAAAACCGCATCGCCTGTATCGCTGGCAAGCCAGGCTCCCACAGAGAGTGCTAGCGGCTACACAACTTAGTCGGGCTTTGGCTTTGGCTTGGCGTGGCTTGCCAATCGCTCAAGCGCTGCCCGCAACGCCGGGTCGGTTATCCCGTCAGCCGTCGCTTGAATGGTTTGCGCGGCATCGATGGAAAGGTCAAGGGTGTGCCCGTTGACTTTGGCCAGCACGGTGGGCGGCTGAACCTTAAATAAAATCCGGGTCAGGCTGGCGAACTCGTCAAAGGCCTGTAATTGACGTTGCAGACGCTTTTGCTGGTAACGCAAACGCGTGGCCCAGTGGCCATCAGTGACGATTAACAACAAACTGCCTTCGCGCCATGACGCCACGTGACAATGTTCACGTGCGGCGGGCTGGAGCTGGCTTTCGAGCAGGCGTTGCAGGTGCGCCAAGCGCTTGGCGTGGCCAAAAATGGCTTTTAAGGGCTTGGCCTCGCGGAGCAGGACAGAGGGTGCCCGTGCCGGGTGTGGGCGAAATGCCATGTTCAAGCACCTTAAAAAACTGAGGGGCAATCTTAGCAGAAAGCGCCCATTTCACTCGACATAGTCCTGAATCGCTTCAGTTTATTTGCAAAATCAATGAGTAACTTATGCATCGCATGGGTTGAAGTTCCGCAAAAAGGCCTTATTTTAGTCAGGCCCCGTCACAACGCTGTACCAGTATCGTGGAATAACGCCACTTTCCTCACCGACGTTTCCGGGTAGAATGCTCGCTCGCATGCGGCCATCAGGGCTGCTCGGGCGACTCACGGGGCCGCCCTCCATCCCTATGTGTGGAAGATCCTGCCGATATGTTTGCGCCTTTGTTAAAGAAACTTTTTGGAAGCAAGAACGAGCGCGAAGTTAAACGCATGCTCAAGACGGTACAGGTCGTCAATGCCTTCGAAGAGCAAATGGTTGCTCTGAGCGATGAGCAATTGCGCGCCAAGACCGAAGAGTTCAAGGCCCGCATAGCTAAAGGTGAGACCCTCGATCAATTGCTGCCTGAAGCCTTCGCGGTCTGCCGTGAAGCGGGTAAGCGCGTCATGGGCATGCGCCACTTTGACGTACAGCTGATCGGTGGCATGACCTTGCACGAAGGCATGATCGCAGAAATGCGTACCGGTGAAGGCAAGACCTTGGTAGCAACCCTCGGGGTTTACCTCAATGCATTGTCCGGCAAGGGCGTGCATGTGGTAACCGTGAACGACTACCTGGCTCGTCGTGATGCCAACTGGATGCGTCCGCTCTACGAATTCCTGGGCCTGACGGTCGGCGTAGTCACGCCGTTCCAGCCGCCTCAAGAAAAACGTGAAGCCTACGCCGCCGACATCACATACGGCACCAACAACGAGTTCGGTTTCGATTACCTGCGCGACAACATGGCTTTCAGCATGGAAGAAAAATTCCAGCGCGAGCTTAACTTTGCAGTGATCGACGAAGTCGACTCCATCCTGATCGACGAAGCCCGTACGCCGTTGATCATCTCGGGTCAGGCTGAAGACAGCTCCAAGCTGTACACCGAAATCAACAAGCTGATCCCGCGTCTTGAACAGCACATCGAAGAAGTTGAAGGGGAGGTTACCAAACCTGGCCACTTCACCATCGACGAGAAGACCCGTCAGGTCGAACTGAACGAATCCGGTCACCAGTTTGTAGAAGACATGCTGACCCAGATCGGTCTGCTCGCAGAAGGCGAAAGCCTTTACTCCGCCCACAACCTGGGCCTGCTGACCCACGTTTACGCGGCACTGCGTGCGCACAAGCTGTTCCATCGCAACGTTGAATACATCGTTGAAGACGGTCAGGTATTGCTGGTCGACGAACACACCGGCCGTACCATGCCGGGTCGTCGTCTGTCCGAAGGCTTGCACCAGGCGATTGAAGCCAAAGAAGGCCTGAACATTCAGGCAGAGAGCCAGACCCTGGCATCGACTACCTTCCAGAACTACTTCCGTCTGTACAACAAGCTGTCCGGTATGACCGGTACTGCGGACACTGAAGCATTCGAATTCCACCAGATCTACGGTCTGTCGGTAATGGTCATCCCGCCGAACAAGCCGCTGGCGCGTAAAGACTACAACGATCTGGTGTTCCTGACCGCGGACGAGAAGTACGCGGCGATTGTGGCTGACATCAAAGACTGCATGGCCAAAGGCCGTCCAGTGCTGGTGGGTACAGCAACCATCGAGACCTCCGAGCACATGTCCAACCTGCTGAAGCAGGAAGGTATCGAGCACAAGGTTCTGAACGCCAAGTTCCACGAAAAAGAAGCTGAAATCATTGCTCAGGCCGGTCGTCCAGGCGCACTGACCATTGCTACCAACATGGCCGGTCGTGGTACAGACATCCTGTTGGGCGGTAACTGGGAAGTTGAAGTTGCCTCGCTTGAAAACCCGACCCCGGAGCAGATCGCTCAGATCAAGGCCGATTGGCAAAAACGTCACCAGCAAGTGCTGGAGTCGGGTGGTCTGCATGTGATTGCTTCCGAGCGTCATGAATCACGCCGTATCGACAACCAGTTGCGTGGTCGTGCCGGTCGTCAGGGCGATACGGGTTCGAGCCGTTTCTACCTGTCGCTTGAAGACAGCCTGATGCGCATCTTCGCTTCTGATCGAGTGAAGAACTTCATGAAGGCCTTGGGCATGCAGTCTGGCGAAGCGATTGAGCACCGCATGGTGACCAACGCGATCGAGAAGGCTCAGCGCAAGGTTGAAGGTCGTAACTTCGACATTCGCAAGCAATTGCTGGAGTTCGATGACGTTAACAACGAACAGCGTAAAGTGATTTATCACATGCGTAACACGTTGCTGGCGGCTGACAATATCGGCGAAACCATTGCTGACTTCCGCAAAGATGTGCTCGACAGCACCGTCAGCGCGCACATTCCGCCGCAGTCGTTGCCAGAGCAGTGGGACATTGCAGGTCTTGAGTCTGCAATCGAAAGCGGTTTTGGGGTGAAGCTGCCGATCCAGCAATGGCTCGACGAAGACGATCACCTGTACGAAGAAACCCTGCGCGAAAAACTGCTGAACGAGTTGCTGGCGGCGTACAACGAGAAAGAAGAGCAGGCGAGCCCGGAAGCCCTGCGCACGTTCGAGAAGCAAATTGTGCTGCGTGTTCTGGACGACCTTTGGAAAGACCACCTGTCGACCATGGACCACTTGCGTCACGGTATCCACTTGCGCGGTTATGCGCAGAAGAACCCGAAGCAAGAGTACAAGCGCGAGTCGTTCAACCTGTTCTCCGAGCTGCTTGACTCGATCAAGCGTGATTCGATCCGTGTACTGTCCCACGTACAGGTTCGTCGCGAAGATCCGATTGAAGAAGAAGCACGTTTGCGTCAAGAAGCTGAAAACCTGGCTGCCCGCATGCAGTTCCAGCACGCCGAAGCCCCGGGCCTTGATCAGCCTGAGGCGTTGGCAGAAGTGCTTGAAGGCGCCGATGTGTCTGACGTGGTAACGGCTACCGAGCCTGCACGTAACGACCAGAAACTGGGTCGCAACGAGCTGTGCTACTGCGGCTCGGGCAAGAAATACAAGCACTGTCACGGGCAAATCAACTAAAGCCCGCTTCAACTGCTGAAACACCTGCGCCGCGACCGGCATTAGCCGTCGCGGCGTTTTACCATTGAATTCCCGCCCATTGGCGGAACTGTCATCTCTATTTAGGAGCGCGTCATGGCTGTTGGTCTTGGTCCTTTGCCTACTTTGCACCCGGTGGCCGGTTTTGAGCTGGGCATCGCTTCAGCCGGTATCAAGCGTTCTGGGCGCAAGGATGTGGTGGTCATGCGCTGCGCTGAAGGTTCGAGCGTTGCCGGTGTGTTCACCTTGAATGCCTTTTGCGCCGCGCCGGTGATTTTGGCCAAGCAACGTGTTCAGGGGGCTGTGCGATACCTGCTGACCAACACCGGCAATGCCAACGCCGGGACTGGCGAGCCGGGCCTGGTCGCTGCTACCCGCACCTGCGCCAAGCTGGCTGAACTGACTGGAGTGGACGCCAGCGCTGTGCTGCCGTACTCCACCGGAGTGATTGGTGAGCCGCTGCCTGTTGAGAAAATCGAAGGTGCCCTGCAAGCGGCTCTGGACGATCTCTCTGAGCATCATTGGGCTGAGGCTGCCATCGGCATCATGACCACAGACACGTTGCCTAAAGGTGCCAGCCGTCAGTTCGAGCACGAAGGCGTGACCATCACCGTGACCGGCATCAGCAAAGGTGCAGGCATGATTCGTCCGAACATGGCCACCATGCTGGGTTACATCGCGACCGACGCCAAGGTTTCGCGTGATGTGCTGCAAAACCTGCTGCTTGATGGCGCGAACAAATCGTTTAACCGCATCACGATCGATGGCGATACCTCGACCAACGATTGCTGCATGCTGATTGCCACCGGTAAAGCCGATCTGCCGGAAATTACCGAAGCCAGCGGCCCACTGTTCGCGGCCCTGAAACAAGCCGTATTTGACGTGTGCATGGACGTGGCCCAGGCCATCGTGCGCGACGGCGAAGGCGCAACCAAGTTCGTGACCGTTGAAGTGAAT
This window encodes:
- a CDS encoding helicase HerA-like domain-containing protein yields the protein MPDSSALVLGADLAGQPIAQSLRLANRHGLVAGATGTGKTVTLQRLAEQFSDAGVAVFSADIKGDLCGLGAAGNPQGKIAERIASMPWLNYQPKAYPVTLWDIQGKTGHPLRTTLSEMGPLLLGSLLELTDSQQSALYAAFKVADREGLLLLDLKDLKALLGYLRDNPQVLGDDAALMTTGSSQALLRRLSTLEQQGAEALFGEPALQLEDILQPASDGRGRIHLLDASRLVHEAPKVYATFLLWLLAELFEQLPERGDADKPLLALFFDEAHLLFAGTPKALQDRLEQVVRLIRSKGVGVYFVTQSPADLPDTVLAQLGLRIQHGLRAFTAKEQKSLKAVADGFRPNPAFNALAVLTELGTGEALVGMLEEKGTPAMVQRVFIAPPQSRIGPLTEAERATLIASSPLQGRYDKPIDRESAYEVLLARKGQAPEAQAQAAPHEPGFLDQAGDFLGTTAGKALQSMARQAASQMGRQLVRGLLGSLLGGSKRK
- the argJ gene encoding bifunctional glutamate N-acetyltransferase/amino-acid acetyltransferase ArgJ, translated to MAVGLGPLPTLHPVAGFELGIASAGIKRSGRKDVVVMRCAEGSSVAGVFTLNAFCAAPVILAKQRVQGAVRYLLTNTGNANAGTGEPGLVAATRTCAKLAELTGVDASAVLPYSTGVIGEPLPVEKIEGALQAALDDLSEHHWAEAAIGIMTTDTLPKGASRQFEHEGVTITVTGISKGAGMIRPNMATMLGYIATDAKVSRDVLQNLLLDGANKSFNRITIDGDTSTNDCCMLIATGKADLPEITEASGPLFAALKQAVFDVCMDVAQAIVRDGEGATKFVTVEVNGGANHQECLDVGYTVAHSPLIKTALFASDPNWGRILAAVGRAGVPDLDVSKIDVFLGEVCIASGGARSATYTEEQGSAVMAREEITIRIELGRGTASETIWTTDLSHEYVKINAEYRT
- the secA gene encoding preprotein translocase subunit SecA is translated as MFAPLLKKLFGSKNEREVKRMLKTVQVVNAFEEQMVALSDEQLRAKTEEFKARIAKGETLDQLLPEAFAVCREAGKRVMGMRHFDVQLIGGMTLHEGMIAEMRTGEGKTLVATLGVYLNALSGKGVHVVTVNDYLARRDANWMRPLYEFLGLTVGVVTPFQPPQEKREAYAADITYGTNNEFGFDYLRDNMAFSMEEKFQRELNFAVIDEVDSILIDEARTPLIISGQAEDSSKLYTEINKLIPRLEQHIEEVEGEVTKPGHFTIDEKTRQVELNESGHQFVEDMLTQIGLLAEGESLYSAHNLGLLTHVYAALRAHKLFHRNVEYIVEDGQVLLVDEHTGRTMPGRRLSEGLHQAIEAKEGLNIQAESQTLASTTFQNYFRLYNKLSGMTGTADTEAFEFHQIYGLSVMVIPPNKPLARKDYNDLVFLTADEKYAAIVADIKDCMAKGRPVLVGTATIETSEHMSNLLKQEGIEHKVLNAKFHEKEAEIIAQAGRPGALTIATNMAGRGTDILLGGNWEVEVASLENPTPEQIAQIKADWQKRHQQVLESGGLHVIASERHESRRIDNQLRGRAGRQGDTGSSRFYLSLEDSLMRIFASDRVKNFMKALGMQSGEAIEHRMVTNAIEKAQRKVEGRNFDIRKQLLEFDDVNNEQRKVIYHMRNTLLAADNIGETIADFRKDVLDSTVSAHIPPQSLPEQWDIAGLESAIESGFGVKLPIQQWLDEDDHLYEETLREKLLNELLAAYNEKEEQASPEALRTFEKQIVLRVLDDLWKDHLSTMDHLRHGIHLRGYAQKNPKQEYKRESFNLFSELLDSIKRDSIRVLSHVQVRREDPIEEEARLRQEAENLAARMQFQHAEAPGLDQPEALAEVLEGADVSDVVTATEPARNDQKLGRNELCYCGSGKKYKHCHGQIN
- a CDS encoding methyl-accepting chemotaxis protein; this translates as MNKNLRFSHKILLAASLIVIAAFSLFTLYNDYLQRNAIRNNLDNYLHEMGSVTANNIQTWLGGRILLVENLAQSIAINPEPSQIASLLEQKALTSTFMADYFGDNQGGFTIRPDSKMPDGFDPRTRPWFKDAINASGASLTEPYIDAVTGQMIISIGTAAKKAGQTLGVVGADLSLQTITDSINALNFNGLGYAFLVSGDGKILVHPDKALVTKYLKDIYPQDTPTISTAISEIQVDGKTRIVTFTPVKGLGTVNWSVGLSVDKEKAFATLSTFRTSAVIATLIAVISIIALLGLLIRLLLQPLHVMTRAMQNIAEGEGDLTRRLAVNSNDEFGTLGSAFNHFVERIHTSMREVSSATEHVNEVALRVVSASNSSMLNSDEQASRTNSVAAAINELGAAAQEIARNAAQASHQASDARGLAEEGQQVVERSISSMQHLSQMLGTSSGHIESLNDKTVNIGQILEVITSISQQTNLLALNAAIEAARAGEAGRGFAVVADEVRNLAHRTQESAQQVQTMIEELQVSARASVSTMEESQRHSEDSVEIANRAGERLISVTERIGEIDGMNQSVATATEEQTSVVESINMDITEINTLNQEGVENLQSTLRACNDLEQQAARLKQLVGSFRI
- a CDS encoding DUF721 domain-containing protein; translation: MAFRPHPARAPSVLLREAKPLKAIFGHAKRLAHLQRLLESQLQPAAREHCHVASWREGSLLLIVTDGHWATRLRYQQKRLQRQLQAFDEFASLTRILFKVQPPTVLAKVNGHTLDLSIDAAQTIQATADGITDPALRAALERLASHAKPKPKPD